In one Nitrososphaera viennensis EN76 genomic region, the following are encoded:
- a CDS encoding tautomerase family protein — translation MTKRYHDNLSQGRTVEQKRELVKVLTKETARILNAKEDAVRVLIYEVSKENWGNAGVLGLDM, via the coding sequence TTGACAAAAAGATATCACGATAACCTGAGCCAAGGTAGGACGGTGGAGCAAAAGCGCGAGCTTGTAAAGGTGCTGACAAAAGAAACTGCGCGCATATTGAACGCAAAGGAAGACGCGGTGCGCGTCCTCATCTACGAGGTGTCAAAGGAGAACTGGGGCAACGCCGGCGTGCTTGGACTTGATATGTGA
- a CDS encoding M20/M25/M40 family metallo-hydrolase: MTIDSLVDAGMNDLISDLQALIRQPSVSAKKVGLVECANLVAKMMQKAGINSEVLYLDDDDKTVPPIVYGEVKSRANPAAKTLLFYNHYDVQPEEPLELWEDEPFSGTVKDNKVFGRGSADDKGELITRIKAVEYFLKETGDVPCNIKFMVEGEEEVGSVHVEQYLKKYEEKLACDGVIWEFGYVDAKDRPIISLGMKGLLYVELIATGPSRDAHSSLAVLIENPAWRLVSALSTMRDEKSGRVTIKDWYKEVRPFTKQELAVISREPFDEGEFKNEYGIRRFVAGARGKDAKKALVGMPTCNIAGFDSGYIGEGAKTVLPARARAKIDFRLVPGMVPERQLARLKRHLKDHGFSDIQVNFIHGEAAARTPISDPFVKKVDEAARKAFGSSIRSVSSAGTGPMYSFVKVLKAPCISVGSTYMFARIHSPNEFARIDLLNKCTKCMGRIIEKFAAQDTLG; the protein is encoded by the coding sequence ATGACGATAGACTCCCTCGTCGACGCCGGAATGAACGACCTGATCTCGGACCTGCAGGCGCTAATCAGGCAGCCGAGCGTCTCGGCAAAAAAGGTCGGCCTCGTTGAATGCGCAAACCTTGTCGCCAAGATGATGCAAAAGGCAGGCATCAACTCCGAGGTGCTGTACCTCGACGATGACGACAAGACCGTGCCGCCCATCGTCTATGGCGAAGTGAAATCAAGGGCAAACCCTGCCGCCAAGACGCTTCTCTTTTACAACCACTACGACGTGCAGCCGGAGGAGCCGCTGGAGCTGTGGGAGGACGAGCCGTTCAGCGGCACCGTCAAGGACAACAAGGTCTTTGGGCGGGGCTCGGCGGACGACAAGGGCGAGCTGATAACCCGCATCAAGGCAGTCGAGTATTTCCTGAAGGAGACTGGCGACGTCCCCTGCAACATCAAGTTCATGGTGGAAGGAGAGGAGGAGGTCGGGAGCGTGCATGTCGAGCAGTACCTGAAAAAATACGAAGAAAAACTTGCGTGCGACGGCGTGATATGGGAGTTTGGCTACGTCGACGCAAAGGACAGGCCGATAATAAGCCTCGGCATGAAGGGCCTCCTGTACGTCGAGCTCATTGCAACAGGACCGTCGAGGGACGCGCATTCCAGCCTTGCGGTGCTCATCGAAAACCCGGCGTGGCGGCTTGTGTCGGCGCTATCGACGATGCGCGACGAAAAGTCAGGCAGGGTCACGATAAAGGACTGGTACAAGGAGGTCAGGCCGTTTACAAAGCAAGAGCTTGCGGTCATTTCAAGAGAGCCGTTTGACGAGGGGGAATTCAAGAACGAGTACGGCATCAGGCGCTTTGTGGCAGGCGCCCGGGGCAAGGACGCCAAAAAGGCGCTTGTCGGGATGCCTACCTGCAACATCGCCGGCTTTGACTCGGGCTACATCGGCGAGGGAGCAAAAACGGTGCTCCCGGCAAGGGCGCGGGCAAAAATCGACTTCCGCCTCGTGCCGGGCATGGTGCCTGAAAGGCAGCTGGCGCGGCTGAAAAGGCACCTGAAGGACCACGGCTTTTCAGACATACAGGTCAATTTCATCCACGGCGAGGCGGCGGCAAGGACTCCCATCTCCGACCCGTTCGTGAAAAAGGTGGACGAGGCGGCAAGGAAGGCGTTTGGCAGTTCCATACGGAGCGTGTCTTCTGCCGGCACCGGCCCGATGTACTCGTTTGTCAAGGTGCTCAAGGCGCCCTGCATATCCGTCGGGAGCACGTACATGTTTGCGCGCATCCACTCGCCAAACGAGTTTGCGAGAATAGACCTCCTGAACAAGTGCACGAAATGCATGGGCAGGATAATCGAAAAGTTTGCCGCCCAAGACACATTAGGTTAA
- a CDS encoding four-helix bundle copper-binding protein, whose product MRCAEACEFCATSDLKESDVKMMASCAQINRECAAVCWTSASLMSMDSQFAKQFCDLCATVCDACAKECNRHTVDHCKMCAEQCRSCADECRRMTK is encoded by the coding sequence ATGCGCTGCGCCGAGGCGTGCGAGTTCTGTGCTACGTCTGACCTTAAAGAATCGGACGTAAAGATGATGGCAAGTTGCGCCCAGATAAACAGGGAATGCGCGGCCGTCTGCTGGACTTCTGCATCGCTGATGTCGATGGACAGCCAGTTTGCAAAGCAGTTCTGCGACCTGTGCGCGACTGTCTGCGACGCATGCGCAAAAGAATGCAACCGGCATACCGTCGACCACTGCAAAATGTGCGCAGAGCAGTGCCGCAGCTGTGCCGACGAATGCAGGCGCATGACGAAATAA
- a CDS encoding C2H2-type zinc finger protein — MAFKCKKCDMEFDDKEHLERHRQVHGRKPKVRYAGEINFDHVGV; from the coding sequence ATGGCTTTCAAGTGCAAAAAATGCGACATGGAATTTGACGACAAGGAGCATCTAGAGCGCCACAGGCAGGTGCACGGCAGAAAGCCAAAGGTGCGCTATGCCGGCGAGATTAACTTTGACCATGTGGGAGTCTAG
- a CDS encoding TrmB family transcriptional regulator, whose protein sequence is MDDRPAAGGAWAHAGRGPRLSLLKLGPSRVGAVVKDSKVSYSKVYDVLERLASKGLVSHATIGNIRHFNAVEPYRLRDYLQKKEDALKAQKAAAEGLVVELAKVANRNRAHGAEIFTGDRGLRTAYEILLKDASKNDVLRYFYPFDDYHPVATPFYSRLYLFQKEKRMAAQRGIGTVAFSRSAHYREIAGMVDMRFVPFPLPGTMDVFQDKLLMVLWEGKIGILVTSKEIADHFARYFDSVWQVAAASTGTRRRSRR, encoded by the coding sequence GTGGATGATAGACCGGCAGCTGGTGGAGCTTGGGCTCACGCAGGGCGAGGCCCGCGTCTTTCCCTGCTAAAGCTTGGGCCTTCACGGGTGGGAGCGGTTGTCAAGGACTCTAAAGTGTCGTACTCGAAGGTCTACGACGTGCTGGAGCGCCTTGCCTCAAAGGGCCTGGTCAGCCATGCGACCATCGGAAACATCAGGCACTTTAACGCAGTCGAGCCTTACCGCCTGCGCGACTATTTGCAAAAAAAGGAGGACGCTCTAAAGGCGCAAAAGGCGGCTGCAGAAGGGCTTGTCGTCGAGCTTGCCAAGGTGGCAAACAGGAACAGGGCACATGGGGCAGAGATATTTACAGGGGACAGGGGGCTCCGCACCGCCTACGAGATCCTGCTCAAGGACGCGTCGAAAAACGACGTGCTGCGCTACTTTTACCCGTTTGACGATTACCATCCCGTCGCCACGCCGTTCTACTCCCGACTCTACCTTTTCCAGAAGGAAAAGAGGATGGCAGCCCAGCGCGGCATCGGGACGGTCGCGTTCAGCAGGTCGGCGCACTATCGTGAGATCGCCGGCATGGTCGATATGAGGTTCGTCCCGTTCCCGCTCCCCGGCACGATGGACGTCTTTCAGGACAAGCTGCTGATGGTGTTGTGGGAGGGCAAGATTGGGATACTCGTCACGTCAAAAGAGATCGCCGACCACTTTGCGCGGTACTTTGACAGCGTGTGGCAGGTGGCTGCTGCTAGTACCGGTACTCGTCGCCGCAGTCGCCGATGA
- a CDS encoding aldo/keto reductase, which yields MWQVAGGHGRIEHEKAIGEMMAYHDSGFTSWDLADIYGPAEDFIGGFRRMLAEEKGESELAKMQAFTKFVPEPARMTRAVVEQAIERSRRRMGVESIDLVQFHWWDYANPAWLDALVHLSELRDAGRVRNVGLTNFDTDHMQDMADAGIKIVSNQVQYSIIDQRPQVKMQEFCSKNNSVILAYGTVCGGLLSERYLGSPEPGNAQLDTPSLRKYKKMIDVWGGWKLFQELLAALKQVAARHNASIANVAARYILDRPAVAGVIIGARLGIAEHRHDNARIFGLKLDDEDRERIEAVTARSRNLFELIGDCGDEYRY from the coding sequence ATGTGGCAGGTTGCAGGAGGCCATGGCAGGATAGAGCACGAAAAGGCAATCGGCGAAATGATGGCGTACCACGATTCCGGCTTTACCAGCTGGGACCTTGCCGACATTTACGGGCCGGCGGAGGATTTCATAGGCGGCTTCAGGAGGATGCTTGCTGAAGAAAAAGGCGAGAGCGAGCTGGCAAAAATGCAAGCGTTCACCAAGTTCGTGCCAGAGCCTGCGCGCATGACAAGGGCAGTGGTGGAGCAGGCTATCGAGCGCTCCCGGCGCAGGATGGGCGTCGAGTCGATAGACCTCGTGCAGTTCCATTGGTGGGACTATGCAAATCCCGCGTGGCTCGACGCGCTGGTGCACCTGTCGGAGCTCCGGGACGCAGGCAGGGTGCGCAACGTCGGCCTGACCAATTTTGACACGGACCACATGCAGGACATGGCCGACGCGGGGATCAAGATCGTTTCAAACCAGGTGCAGTACTCTATAATCGACCAGCGGCCGCAGGTAAAGATGCAAGAGTTTTGCAGCAAGAACAATTCTGTGATTCTTGCATACGGCACGGTGTGCGGCGGCCTCTTGTCAGAGAGATACCTTGGCAGTCCCGAGCCGGGAAACGCCCAGCTTGACACGCCGAGCCTGCGCAAGTACAAAAAGATGATAGACGTATGGGGCGGCTGGAAACTGTTTCAGGAACTGCTGGCGGCGCTAAAGCAGGTCGCTGCCAGGCACAACGCAAGTATTGCAAACGTGGCTGCGCGCTATATCCTTGACAGGCCGGCGGTTGCAGGGGTCATCATAGGCGCACGGCTTGGAATAGCGGAGCACAGGCATGACAACGCCCGCATCTTTGGGTTGAAGCTTGACGATGAAGACAGGGAGAGGATAGAGGCGGTGACTGCAAGGTCGCGCAACCTGTTTGAGCTCATCGGCGACTGCGGCGACGAGTACCGGTACTAG
- a CDS encoding tyrosine--tRNA ligase — protein MDVEERVALVMREPTEEVITEGELRALLETKSRPRHYIGLEISGILHLGSLILTGFKINDFIKAGIDCTVFLADWHTYINDKLGGDWDRIRKVSQYYADAFQFFCPGVNVVTGSDLYEKTPGYWENFVRFSKHMTLARTMRSLTIMGRKETDNMDLGQLLYPPMQSVDIKALDLDIVHSGMDQRKIHMLVREIFPKMGWKPPVCVHHHLLPGLTEPVKLGLDENATEDAKVSSKMSKSKPASGILIHDDEKAIREKIAKAFCPVGVAEGNPVLELVRYVAFHEFSEFTVERPAKYGGSTTYGGYKEVESDFVAKKIHPMDLKNAAATYVNRIIEPVYKHFKGREPALN, from the coding sequence ATGGATGTTGAAGAGCGCGTCGCGCTTGTCATGAGAGAGCCTACAGAAGAAGTAATCACTGAAGGCGAGCTGAGGGCGCTCCTTGAGACAAAGAGCCGGCCAAGGCACTACATCGGGCTCGAAATATCCGGCATACTGCACCTTGGCAGCCTGATACTTACGGGTTTCAAGATAAACGACTTTATCAAGGCAGGAATCGACTGCACGGTCTTTCTTGCCGACTGGCACACATACATCAACGACAAGCTGGGAGGAGACTGGGACAGGATACGAAAGGTGTCGCAGTACTACGCCGACGCGTTCCAGTTCTTTTGCCCCGGAGTCAATGTCGTCACTGGCAGCGACCTGTACGAAAAGACGCCGGGATACTGGGAGAATTTCGTGCGCTTTTCAAAGCACATGACGCTTGCAAGGACCATGCGCTCGCTCACGATAATGGGCAGAAAAGAGACGGACAACATGGACCTCGGCCAGCTCCTGTACCCGCCCATGCAGTCAGTCGACATCAAGGCGCTTGACCTTGACATCGTGCATTCTGGGATGGACCAGCGCAAGATCCACATGCTTGTACGGGAGATATTCCCCAAGATGGGATGGAAGCCGCCAGTGTGCGTCCACCACCACCTGCTCCCCGGCCTTACAGAGCCGGTCAAGCTTGGCCTTGACGAAAACGCAACCGAAGACGCCAAGGTGTCAAGCAAGATGAGCAAGAGCAAGCCGGCAAGCGGGATTTTGATACACGACGATGAAAAGGCGATAAGGGAAAAGATAGCCAAGGCGTTCTGCCCAGTCGGCGTGGCGGAGGGCAACCCCGTGCTTGAGCTTGTGCGCTATGTCGCGTTCCACGAGTTTTCCGAGTTTACGGTAGAGAGGCCGGCCAAGTACGGCGGCAGCACGACGTACGGCGGCTATAAGGAAGTCGAAAGCGATTTTGTCGCAAAAAAAATCCACCCTATGGACCTGAAAAACGCGGCTGCGACGTACGTCAACAGGATAATCGAGCCGGTGTACAAACATTTCAAGGGAAGAGAGCCGGCGCTGAATTGA
- a CDS encoding M48 family metallopeptidase: protein MLSLPLDDGSILCISVRTSSRARRLRLVSGIRGVEAVVPAGYDEDKLQEFVQYKRDWIIKTANYYSRLREKTGHTESDVVYYLGRRYRVRLVKDRLASAIVSDGLGTATFHVTDMRRYKREIEQWYREQTAKVIAERLPGLSARLGLTYNKFTVKRQKSRWASCSKKRNLNFNLLLSAAPAEVIDYVIVHELCHITEMNHSKRFWQLVESADPGYRQHKEWLEDHSPVIGVQGL, encoded by the coding sequence TTGCTTTCGCTTCCGCTTGACGACGGCAGCATCCTGTGCATCAGCGTCAGGACGAGCAGCAGGGCAAGGCGCCTGCGCCTTGTTTCCGGCATACGCGGGGTCGAGGCGGTGGTGCCGGCAGGCTATGATGAGGACAAGCTGCAAGAGTTTGTGCAGTACAAGCGCGACTGGATAATCAAGACTGCAAACTATTACAGCAGGCTGCGCGAAAAAACCGGCCACACAGAATCCGATGTCGTCTATTATCTCGGCAGGAGGTACCGCGTGCGCCTAGTCAAGGACAGGCTTGCTTCTGCCATTGTTTCGGACGGGCTTGGCACGGCCACGTTCCACGTGACAGACATGCGCAGGTACAAGCGAGAGATAGAGCAGTGGTACAGAGAACAAACAGCAAAAGTCATCGCAGAGCGCCTGCCTGGCCTGAGCGCTAGGCTTGGCCTGACGTACAACAAGTTCACAGTAAAGCGCCAGAAATCGCGCTGGGCCAGCTGCTCAAAGAAAAGGAACCTGAACTTTAACCTGCTACTTTCCGCCGCGCCGGCAGAGGTCATCGATTATGTCATCGTGCACGAACTGTGCCACATTACAGAGATGAACCACTCTAAAAGGTTCTGGCAGCTGGTAGAGTCGGCAGACCCCGGCTACAGGCAGCACAAAGAGTGGCTCGAGGACCACTCTCCTGTCATAGGGGTACAAGGTTTATAG